One Mangrovimonas cancribranchiae DNA segment encodes these proteins:
- a CDS encoding sensor histidine kinase, which translates to MKPLLTSIFLLVASIICAQDLKTQPIVNELNTQIQLEKSKAKKLKLLDSLTATVRNKTDFAYDSIARKTIDYAILLDSFNIAAYNTTNLINYHNNILGNPEEGIVIFNNYFNTLKNKISYRNIASLYIDSGDSFYFIKQVDSAMSHYSKAIAFAKKAKDQRVEAMATLYQGYAYTDEGNFVKASQTLQKASKIFNTVKDTFNIIASKNALSLLYSSNGFLTEAREERIEAISLAEKIKSYGQLIPLYVNEATDNKKQNLETQRIKYLHKAIAANKKSNYFDYFKPILLNELIVAYAENDSINKANFYLKEIEKDKRNTEGIYKVHYYNALKSLAYANKQYSKAETLGNEHLNMLIKTNDINTIQKAEEFLGKVYEALNKPKQSLTHYKVSQHILDSIKSVQKTKALAYYQTLYETEKRDQKIKLQNSKITLLDEQNKRKKQLLWFGGLSLVALFIILYLWRSNKFSKRKAKLEKAFAQDLIRNVETERKRISSELHDSVGQSLLLIKNKILLDSDETTDMNLIDNTIDEVRSISQNLHPFQFEKLGLIASIENTVESFQKSSDIFYSEDIDIQDLNIPKDKEIFIYRMIQECLNNVEKHSQAKACNVMAKDAEKYVLFQIKDNGIGFDLTENSQLLNSLGMKTLKERAQIIQAQLSINSEKGKGTTIQIQVPKK; encoded by the coding sequence ATGAAGCCACTATTAACCTCTATTTTTTTGCTTGTTGCAAGTATTATTTGCGCACAAGACTTGAAAACACAACCAATTGTTAACGAGTTAAACACTCAAATACAATTAGAAAAAAGCAAAGCGAAAAAATTAAAATTGCTAGATAGTTTAACAGCTACTGTAAGAAACAAAACAGATTTTGCATACGATTCTATCGCTCGTAAAACTATAGATTATGCCATATTATTAGACTCGTTTAATATAGCTGCTTACAATACTACAAACCTAATTAACTACCATAATAACATCTTAGGAAACCCCGAAGAAGGCATTGTTATTTTCAACAACTATTTTAATACTTTAAAAAATAAAATAAGTTATAGAAATATAGCAAGTCTTTATATCGATTCGGGAGACAGTTTTTACTTTATAAAACAAGTAGATTCTGCCATGTCTCATTACAGCAAGGCTATAGCCTTTGCAAAAAAAGCAAAAGATCAACGTGTTGAAGCAATGGCTACCTTATATCAAGGTTATGCCTATACTGACGAAGGCAATTTTGTAAAAGCATCGCAAACACTACAAAAGGCTTCAAAAATATTTAATACCGTAAAAGACACATTTAATATTATTGCTTCAAAAAATGCGCTATCACTTTTATACAGTTCTAACGGGTTTTTAACAGAAGCCAGAGAAGAACGTATTGAAGCGATTTCGCTTGCCGAAAAAATAAAAAGCTACGGGCAACTTATTCCGCTTTATGTCAATGAGGCTACTGATAACAAAAAACAAAATCTAGAAACACAACGCATTAAGTATTTACATAAAGCTATTGCTGCAAATAAGAAATCGAATTACTTCGATTATTTTAAACCTATTTTATTGAATGAATTAATTGTTGCCTACGCTGAAAATGATAGTATCAACAAAGCAAATTTCTACTTAAAAGAAATAGAAAAAGATAAACGTAATACCGAAGGCATCTACAAAGTTCATTATTATAATGCTTTAAAAAGTTTAGCCTATGCTAATAAACAATATTCTAAAGCCGAAACATTAGGCAACGAGCATCTTAATATGCTAATTAAAACTAACGATATAAACACCATTCAGAAAGCAGAAGAGTTTTTGGGTAAAGTTTACGAAGCTTTAAATAAACCTAAACAATCATTGACACACTATAAGGTTTCGCAACATATTTTAGACTCTATAAAATCGGTACAAAAAACAAAAGCTCTTGCCTACTACCAAACATTATATGAAACCGAAAAACGTGACCAAAAAATAAAACTGCAAAACAGTAAAATAACTTTACTAGACGAACAAAACAAGCGTAAAAAACAATTACTTTGGTTTGGTGGTCTATCGTTAGTAGCACTATTTATTATTCTTTATCTGTGGCGCTCTAACAAGTTTTCTAAAAGAAAAGCCAAATTAGAAAAAGCATTTGCTCAGGATTTAATTAGAAATGTTGAAACCGAACGCAAACGCATTTCCAGCGAATTACATGACAGTGTTGGCCAAAGTTTACTACTAATTAAAAACAAAATTTTATTAGATTCTGACGAAACTACCGATATGAATTTAATAGATAATACCATAGATGAAGTTAGGAGTATTTCGCAAAACTTACATCCGTTTCAATTTGAAAAGTTAGGACTAATTGCTTCGATAGAAAATACCGTTGAAAGCTTTCAAAAAAGCTCCGATATTTTTTATTCAGAAGATATAGACATACAAGACTTAAATATCCCTAAAGACAAAGAAATATTTATTTATCGTATGATTCAAGAATGTTTAAACAATGTTGAAAAGCATTCGCAAGCTAAAGCTTGTAATGTTATGGCTAAAGATGCGGAGAAATATGTATTATTTCAAATAAAAGATAATGGTATTGGTTTCGACCTTACCGAAAACAGCCAACTTTTAAATAGCCTTGGGATGAAAACCTTAAAAGAGCGTGCACAAATTATACAAGCACAATTAAGTATAAATTCTGAAAAAGGAAAAGGTACAACCATCCAAATACAAGTTCCCAAAAAATAA
- a CDS encoding response regulator transcription factor, with protein sequence MPTTILLADDHPLLLNGTKEFLEKKGYHVIATAIDGNDAYLKTLNLKPDIAILDFDMPKLNGLEVAIEIEKNELPTKVVILTLHKQESILNEIGHCIHGYITKDSALEELELCLETLKKGDTFISSKLKSNIHFDTDDNSNIEQLSVTEIKILKYLNKNLNSTQIAEELFISKRTVEKHRSNIIKKLQIDSSKQNALIIWLKNHPEVFN encoded by the coding sequence ATGCCTACAACTATTTTATTAGCCGACGATCACCCTTTATTATTAAATGGCACCAAAGAGTTTTTAGAAAAAAAAGGATATCATGTAATAGCAACAGCCATTGATGGAAATGACGCCTATTTAAAAACCCTAAACTTAAAACCAGATATAGCCATCCTGGACTTCGATATGCCAAAACTTAATGGTCTTGAAGTTGCCATTGAAATAGAAAAAAATGAATTACCCACCAAAGTAGTCATCTTAACCCTACACAAACAAGAATCAATTTTAAATGAAATAGGCCATTGCATTCATGGATACATCACTAAAGATAGTGCTCTGGAAGAATTAGAGTTATGCCTAGAAACCCTAAAAAAAGGCGACACATTTATTAGTAGCAAATTAAAGAGTAACATACATTTTGATACCGATGACAACAGTAACATTGAACAATTATCAGTTACCGAAATAAAAATCTTAAAATACCTCAACAAAAACCTTAACAGTACACAAATAGCCGAGGAATTATTTATCTCTAAACGCACCGTTGAAAAACACCGTAGTAACATTATAAAAAAGCTACAAATAGACTCTAGCAAACAAAACGCCCTAATTATTTGGTTAAAAAATCACCCAGAAGTTTTTAACTAA
- a CDS encoding retropepsin-like aspartic protease has protein sequence MKKILCVFTICLTLVGFAQKKPSNINHGQISQKHYHDTIAYKMFKDKMLVPVIIEGKSYTFLFDTGAPFSLSKALYQEFKPDIIDVIDVHDASGNVAAINIVSLPKLQLGALTFEDTPGFLLQQNAEVYFQCIGIDGIIGSNMLRNSVVQIDDQKKHIIITDKAKNLEINTEFYSTMELSKTQSNPFIHIKLEKGEASAADRVLFDTGADDFYAMSKKACQYFEEKTDVLDVLAKANGANSWGMHGFAKKNEKLILKIPKMIINTEVFKDVFVNTTTSNESRFGAKVLSFGKVTLDYDKQRFYFDSYDLVDLRTFVKPPFVVQPTMKDEQLVVGIIWDETLSEQVKLGDYILKVNEFSYEDKNFCELVVHQNDDIGDEIVMTLKDMDTGEIKTVTVGRLK, from the coding sequence ATGAAAAAAATTCTGTGTGTTTTTACCATTTGTTTGACGCTTGTTGGCTTTGCTCAAAAAAAGCCTTCTAATATCAATCATGGACAAATTTCTCAAAAACATTATCACGATACAATCGCATACAAGATGTTTAAAGATAAAATGTTAGTACCTGTCATTATTGAAGGGAAATCTTATACATTTTTATTTGATACAGGTGCACCTTTTTCTTTATCAAAAGCTCTTTATCAGGAATTTAAGCCTGATATTATTGATGTTATAGACGTGCATGATGCATCGGGAAATGTAGCTGCTATTAACATTGTTTCTTTACCAAAGTTACAGTTGGGAGCATTAACTTTTGAAGATACGCCAGGTTTTTTATTGCAACAAAATGCAGAGGTTTATTTCCAGTGTATAGGGATTGATGGTATTATAGGGAGTAATATGTTGCGGAATTCTGTGGTACAGATAGATGATCAAAAGAAACATATTATTATAACAGACAAGGCCAAGAATTTGGAAATAAATACGGAGTTTTATTCAACCATGGAACTTTCCAAAACACAGAGCAATCCATTTATTCATATTAAATTGGAGAAAGGAGAAGCTAGTGCTGCAGATCGGGTATTGTTTGATACTGGAGCCGATGACTTCTATGCGATGTCTAAGAAGGCGTGTCAGTATTTTGAAGAAAAAACAGATGTGTTGGACGTTCTAGCTAAAGCCAACGGAGCCAATAGTTGGGGAATGCATGGATTTGCCAAAAAAAATGAGAAATTGATACTTAAAATCCCTAAAATGATTATTAATACGGAGGTATTTAAAGATGTCTTTGTGAATACTACCACCAGCAATGAGTCACGGTTTGGCGCCAAAGTATTGTCTTTTGGAAAAGTGACACTGGATTATGACAAGCAACGTTTCTATTTTGATTCCTATGATTTAGTAGATTTAAGAACCTTTGTGAAACCACCGTTTGTTGTGCAGCCAACCATGAAAGACGAACAATTGGTCGTTGGTATTATTTGGGATGAAACACTTAGCGAGCAAGTAAAATTAGGAGATTATATTTTGAAAGTCAATGAGTTTTCCTATGAAGATAAAAATTTTTGTGAATTGGTAGTTCATCAGAATGATGATATAGGGGATGAAATAGTCATGACCCTTAAAGATATGGATACTGGAGAGATTAAAACCGTAACCGTCGGTAGGTTAAAATAA
- a CDS encoding choice-of-anchor Q domain-containing protein yields the protein MTYLTQLKHRLFKKQHFLTLACFIFIQLSYGQVVPLNINKHFSQANVIVEGEITGSQSYWNAKRSKIYTSYTLNVAQVIKGNINQDQIQIVVLGGQVDNKFLKASHTLNLKMYDKGVFTLKSLTSAHPNPNFPTNLQFQSYAGSQSAFKYNDIDNRVTGLFDQFQSREAFYNTLRQTFTQASPLLQRTTSSTQNQNANISSIYPPSNISAGTEQVITINGNNFGSSTGTVYFDDAQDGGISQVEGTIVSWSDTQIEVEVPSDAATGTVYANTSNGTFTSAITIDYNIKDYFNDTRFINDDNSHGYTWRMESGFNNNTPAKTAFMRAFNSWRCASRLNWKVGEATSLNETDWDNTNIIRFANPGELSAGIFGQSIMMGESCPDVVNGDFIVSEMDIHFNPDIDWNYGIEAPASNQVDLESIALRELGLGQSIGYVINPNSVMHYEDITPGEVRRTLNEGDVDATEYMMWKSIQFLPDGCSQYSRMRHRSLNTTVYVNQNQTTGLKNGTSWENAYTSLQTALQNSTSCGDNIKNILVASGNYKPTDGNDQTASFIVPYGIRLLGGFNGTETDIDQRDWVANLTILSGGINTFVSNPGNSHTIITMLSNEAEINGFTIRGAYADDSTDNSQPAIGRSGAAIYNNGNNKIYNCIITDNTAIDSGIGGGIVSFGGTLDIVNTLFYNNSASENGGAISVESGTTNIINCTIADNTANKGGGIHFFNGNVNATNTIFSNNSGTNGNINDDGGAGTGTANYCLFYNTTSENDGNIPPNITGNNNLENTDPDLRPDYKLTYTSAAIDAGDNTANTLTKDLSFQDRIQNSTIDIGAYETGSLCDLNVGNTIYVDKTATGYRTGNSWGNAFRNLETALALQECGFTGEILVAGGQTFTPSASRLCTQGCETPRGYYFLIHEDIQLKGGYIPHTFTQDYTNPTILSGDIGIINDNSDNTLTVVITANLTNAAQIDGFAITKGNANDSNVYQTIGGLTYLPTGRYGGGLYNASSNINMTNTVIYENSAAQGGGMVNGASNPNIINTVIYENSAALGGGIYNDNSDPNITNTVFINNSSTLAGGGIMNSDSSSPSLINTTFYGNIGGSDGGGAIYIGIGENNNPEVYNTVFYNNTPNDIDHFLADGSITDNSANNYSENYTGSGFNALTVDPFLNSSSPIGDDGIWGTADDGLHPTYYSILINAGDNSFNIENSDITRNQRIYDNTIDVGAYESQLTTNDIYPSANNILYVNKNVSGGNGSGNSWANAIIELAEALRWANNNQDNAWQTTPLQIWVADGTYTPGTLQTESFTIPSNVTVLGGFNGTETTANERNWAENPTILSGDLNNSQTANEGDSHTIVTMLGDNAEINGFFIQWGYADAETWISSPYGIGLAGAGVYNNGDNRIYNCSIRSNIAGGTIGGIGAGLGSYGGELEVINTSFSSNTATNGGAISAEGGTINLINCTIANNNANRGGGVHFYNGNVNATNTIFTNNSGTNGNINDYGGAGTGTANYCLFYNATTDNNGGVPPNITGNNNIENTDPIYTNGYAIANNSPAVDAGDNTANPLSLDLNAQNRISNTTIDIGAYEFQNLCGDLSIGTIVYVNKNATGNNDGSSWANALTSLESALSLQQNCGFTGEMRVAGGQTFYPSTSRLCTSGCTSPRGYYFLIHEDIQLRGSYVVGTDTQDYSNPTILSGDIGTLNDNSDNIYHVVITIDLTNAATIDGFTVTNGHASNTNTAVNGLNFSGNGGGMYNNYSSPSITNSTFSNNSAPRGGAMFNRYSDPSISNSSFSNNSATDVGGVGGGMFNNRSSPSITNSTFSNNFAPRGGGMYNRYSSSLSITNSTFSNNSATDGGGGMYNDETSNPVLYNTVLYNNTGNDISNHTNSSIDNNSANNFSETSYLLGNQGVSFTQLTVDPFVDSSNPIGADGVWNTEDDGLYPANGSVLINAGDNSFNTESTDITGNPRIFNSTIDVGAYELQSTLSNNSVNKTNNEFVVYPNPTTHMLYIKTNLKQFSYELYNIQGQKIMGSKQAVNTINTSQLATGVYVLKLNSGNKTQSIKVIKK from the coding sequence ATGACTTATCTTACTCAATTAAAACATCGTCTTTTTAAAAAACAGCATTTCCTTACATTAGCCTGTTTTATTTTTATACAACTATCCTATGGGCAAGTTGTTCCCTTAAACATTAACAAACATTTTAGTCAAGCCAATGTTATTGTTGAAGGAGAAATTACGGGCTCCCAAAGTTATTGGAATGCCAAGAGGAGTAAAATTTACACCAGCTACACGCTAAACGTAGCTCAAGTTATAAAAGGCAACATTAACCAAGACCAGATACAAATTGTTGTACTTGGTGGACAAGTAGATAATAAATTTTTAAAAGCAAGCCACACACTTAATCTAAAAATGTATGATAAAGGGGTGTTTACATTAAAGTCGTTAACCTCAGCACACCCCAACCCTAACTTTCCTACGAACCTTCAATTTCAAAGTTATGCTGGTTCGCAATCAGCTTTTAAATACAATGATATAGATAATCGTGTTACAGGTCTTTTCGATCAATTTCAATCAAGAGAGGCATTTTACAATACTTTAAGACAAACTTTCACACAAGCTTCTCCGCTATTACAAAGAACAACCTCTTCAACACAAAACCAAAATGCAAATATTTCATCTATATACCCACCTTCTAACATAAGTGCTGGTACAGAACAAGTAATTACAATTAACGGTAATAACTTTGGAAGTAGTACAGGAACTGTTTATTTTGACGATGCCCAAGATGGTGGGATTAGCCAAGTTGAAGGAACTATTGTATCTTGGTCTGATACACAGATAGAGGTAGAAGTTCCCTCTGATGCAGCAACTGGCACCGTATACGCAAATACGTCTAATGGTACATTTACTAGCGCTATAACCATCGATTATAACATTAAAGACTATTTTAACGACACAAGGTTTATAAATGACGACAATAGCCATGGATATACTTGGCGAATGGAAAGTGGTTTTAACAATAATACGCCTGCCAAAACAGCTTTCATGAGAGCATTTAATTCGTGGCGTTGTGCTTCTAGGTTAAACTGGAAAGTAGGAGAAGCAACCTCTTTAAATGAAACCGATTGGGACAACACTAACATTATTCGTTTTGCTAACCCTGGAGAACTAAGTGCTGGTATATTTGGACAGTCTATAATGATGGGAGAATCTTGCCCCGACGTTGTTAATGGAGATTTTATTGTTTCTGAAATGGATATTCATTTTAATCCAGATATCGATTGGAATTATGGAATAGAAGCTCCCGCTTCTAATCAAGTTGACCTTGAAAGTATCGCTTTACGTGAATTAGGTCTTGGCCAAAGTATTGGTTACGTAATAAATCCTAATTCCGTGATGCATTACGAAGATATTACACCAGGTGAAGTAAGAAGAACCCTAAATGAAGGTGACGTCGATGCCACTGAATATATGATGTGGAAAAGTATTCAGTTTTTACCAGATGGATGCAGTCAGTATAGCCGCATGAGGCATAGAAGCCTTAATACTACAGTATATGTTAATCAAAATCAAACGACAGGGCTTAAAAATGGTACATCATGGGAGAATGCCTATACCAGCTTACAAACAGCATTACAAAACTCGACCTCTTGTGGAGATAATATAAAAAATATTCTAGTGGCATCTGGTAATTATAAGCCAACTGATGGCAATGATCAAACAGCCTCTTTTATAGTTCCATATGGCATAAGACTACTAGGCGGGTTTAATGGTACAGAAACCGATATAGATCAACGAGATTGGGTTGCTAATCTAACTATATTAAGTGGAGGAATAAATACTTTTGTTTCAAATCCAGGTAACAGTCATACTATTATAACCATGCTAAGTAATGAAGCAGAAATAAACGGATTTACTATAAGAGGTGCATATGCCGATGATAGCACAGATAACTCACAACCAGCCATTGGTCGCTCTGGCGCTGCTATTTACAACAACGGTAACAATAAAATTTACAATTGTATTATAACAGATAATACCGCAATAGATTCTGGTATTGGGGGTGGTATCGTATCTTTTGGTGGCACTCTAGATATCGTTAACACCTTGTTTTATAATAACTCGGCCTCAGAAAATGGTGGAGCAATCTCTGTTGAAAGCGGCACTACAAATATTATAAACTGTACTATTGCAGACAATACCGCTAATAAAGGTGGCGGTATACACTTTTTCAATGGTAATGTTAATGCTACAAATACCATATTCTCCAATAATAGTGGCACTAATGGGAATATAAATGATGATGGTGGTGCTGGTACAGGAACCGCCAACTATTGTTTGTTCTACAATACAACTAGTGAAAATGACGGTAATATCCCACCTAATATTACAGGTAATAATAATTTAGAAAATACAGATCCAGATCTTAGACCTGATTACAAACTGACCTATACCTCTGCAGCTATTGATGCTGGAGACAACACAGCCAACACCTTAACAAAAGACTTAAGTTTTCAAGATAGAATACAAAACAGCACTATAGATATTGGCGCTTATGAGACAGGAAGTTTATGCGATCTTAACGTAGGTAACACTATCTATGTAGATAAAACAGCCACAGGATATAGAACTGGTAATAGCTGGGGGAATGCCTTTAGAAATTTAGAAACAGCATTAGCTTTACAGGAATGTGGCTTTACAGGTGAGATACTTGTGGCAGGCGGACAAACCTTTACCCCGTCAGCATCTAGATTATGTACCCAAGGTTGTGAGACCCCTAGAGGTTACTATTTTTTAATTCATGAAGATATTCAACTTAAAGGTGGGTATATCCCTCATACATTTACACAAGACTATACCAATCCTACCATATTAAGTGGTGATATTGGTATTATTAACGATAATAGCGATAATACCCTGACAGTAGTTATAACTGCTAACCTAACCAATGCTGCACAAATTGATGGTTTTGCAATTACTAAAGGAAATGCTAATGATAGTAATGTTTATCAAACTATTGGTGGCCTAACCTATCTACCAACAGGTAGGTATGGCGGAGGTCTGTACAATGCTTCTTCTAATATTAACATGACCAATACGGTAATTTATGAAAACTCAGCGGCGCAGGGTGGCGGTATGGTGAACGGTGCATCCAATCCAAATATTATCAACACCGTAATTTATGAAAATTCGGCCGCACTTGGAGGAGGTATTTATAACGATAACTCTGATCCTAATATTACTAATACAGTGTTTATTAATAATTCATCAACATTAGCGGGCGGTGGTATAATGAATTCAGATTCCTCCTCTCCAAGTTTAATAAATACTACTTTTTATGGAAATATAGGTGGTTCTGATGGTGGTGGTGCTATTTATATTGGTATAGGCGAAAATAATAATCCTGAAGTATATAATACGGTATTTTATAACAATACCCCTAATGATATTGATCATTTTTTAGCAGATGGTTCTATAACAGATAACAGTGCTAATAATTACAGTGAAAACTATACAGGTTCTGGTTTCAACGCTCTTACAGTAGACCCGTTTTTAAATAGCAGTTCCCCTATTGGCGATGATGGTATTTGGGGTACAGCAGACGATGGGTTACATCCAACTTATTATAGTATCCTTATAAATGCTGGTGATAATAGTTTTAATATTGAAAATAGCGATATTACAAGAAACCAAAGAATTTATGATAACACTATTGATGTTGGTGCTTATGAGAGCCAATTGACTACAAACGATATTTACCCAAGTGCCAACAATATTTTATATGTAAATAAAAATGTAAGTGGCGGTAATGGTAGCGGAAACTCTTGGGCAAATGCCATTATTGAATTGGCAGAGGCTTTACGTTGGGCTAATAATAATCAAGATAATGCTTGGCAAACTACGCCTTTACAAATCTGGGTAGCAGACGGAACCTACACTCCTGGAACTTTGCAAACCGAAAGCTTTACTATTCCTAGCAACGTAACAGTACTTGGTGGATTTAATGGCACAGAAACCACTGCCAATGAACGCAACTGGGCAGAAAATCCAACCATTTTAAGTGGCGATTTAAACAATAGCCAAACCGCAAATGAAGGTGACAGCCATACCATTGTCACCATGCTGGGTGACAATGCCGAAATAAATGGCTTCTTTATACAATGGGGGTATGCCGATGCTGAGACTTGGATTAGCTCACCATATGGTATTGGCTTAGCTGGTGCTGGTGTGTATAATAATGGTGATAACCGCATTTACAATTGCAGTATACGAAGCAATATAGCAGGCGGTACAATAGGTGGTATTGGTGCTGGTCTAGGATCCTATGGAGGAGAATTAGAGGTTATAAACACATCTTTTAGTTCCAATACAGCCACAAATGGTGGTGCTATATCTGCCGAAGGCGGTACGATAAATCTTATTAACTGTACCATTGCCAACAATAACGCTAATAGAGGTGGCGGTGTTCATTTTTATAATGGAAATGTAAACGCTACAAACACTATTTTCACCAATAATAGCGGCACTAACGGTAATATAAATGATTATGGTGGCGCTGGAACAGGGACCGCCAACTATTGCTTGTTCTACAATGCAACTACAGATAATAATGGAGGTGTACCTCCCAATATTACTGGAAACAATAATATAGAAAATACCGATCCAATCTATACTAACGGCTATGCAATAGCAAATAACTCTCCTGCAGTAGATGCTGGCGATAACACGGCCAACCCTTTATCATTAGACCTAAATGCGCAAAATAGAATATCTAATACAACTATAGATATTGGCGCTTATGAGTTTCAAAATTTATGTGGTGATTTAAGCATAGGAACTATAGTTTATGTAAACAAAAACGCCACAGGCAATAACGACGGTAGTAGTTGGGCAAATGCCCTTACCAGTTTAGAAAGCGCTTTGTCCTTGCAACAAAATTGTGGTTTTACTGGCGAAATGCGTGTTGCTGGCGGACAAACGTTTTACCCTTCCACTTCTCGTTTATGTACCAGTGGCTGTACTAGCCCAAGAGGTTATTATTTTTTAATACATGAGGACATTCAACTTAGAGGTAGTTATGTGGTGGGTACAGACACCCAAGACTATAGTAACCCAACCATTTTAAGTGGTGATATTGGCACACTAAACGACAATAGCGATAACATCTACCATGTTGTTATTACCATCGACCTAACTAATGCTGCAACTATTGACGGTTTTACCGTTACTAATGGGCATGCCAGTAATACTAATACTGCTGTAAATGGACTTAATTTTTCAGGTAATGGTGGTGGTATGTATAACAACTACTCCTCCCCAAGTATAACCAATAGCACGTTTTCTAATAATTCTGCTCCTAGAGGTGGTGCTATGTTCAATCGCTACTCAGACCCTAGCATATCCAATAGCTCGTTTTCTAATAACTCTGCTACCGATGTTGGCGGTGTTGGTGGTGGGATGTTTAACAACCGTTCCTCCCCTAGTATAACCAATAGCACGTTTTCTAATAACTTTGCTCCTAGAGGTGGTGGGATGTACAATCGCTACTCCTCCTCCCTTAGTATAACCAATAGCACGTTTTCTAATAATTCTGCTACCGATGGTGGCGGTGGCATGTATAATGATGAGACTTCAAACCCTGTACTTTATAATACGGTTTTGTATAATAATACTGGTAACGATATTTCTAATCACACCAATTCTTCTATTGATAACAATAGCGCCAACAACTTTAGCGAAACCTCTTATCTTTTAGGAAACCAAGGGGTAAGCTTTACCCAACTTACCGTAGACCCTTTTGTAGATAGTAGCAACCCTATTGGCGCCGATGGTGTTTGGAATACCGAAGACGATGGCTTATATCCAGCTAACGGTAGCGTACTTATAAATGCAGGCGATAATAGTTTTAATACAGAAAGCACAGATATTACTGGTAACCCTAGAATTTTTAATAGCACAATTGATGTTGGGGCTTATGAATTACAATCAACCTTAAGTAATAACTCTGTTAATAAAACAAATAATGAGTTCGTGGTTTACCCTAACCCAACAACCCATATGTTGTATATTAAAACTAACCTTAAACAATTTAGCTATGAATTGTACAACATACAAGGGCAAAAAATTATGGGCTCTAAACAAGCTGTAAATACCATTAACACCTCACAGTTAGCTACTGGTGTTTATGTGTTAAAGCTAAACAGTGGCAACAAAACACAAAGTATAAAGGTGATAAAGAAGTAA